AACCCCAGCAAGGGTACGATTTCGATACCCTCAGCCAAGATATTCAAGGATTGATTGCTAGTTTGGGATACCAGAGCGCCCACGTGGTCGGTCATGACTGGGGAGGCGCGATCGCTTGGCATCTGGCACACCACGGACCCCAATGGTTGCAAACCCTGACCGTCCTCAACGCGCCCCATCCCAAAACCCTGTGGCAGGAAGTAACCGGCAACCTCGACCAACTCAGCAAAAGCTGGTATTTCCTAGCCATGCAACTTCCCGGCGTTCCCGAATGGGTACTGCAAAATAATTTATCCACCTTCGTCACCAACCTATTCCGCGGACTCGCCACCCGCAAAGGGGCCTTTACCGCCGAAAACCATCAGATTTATCAAGCCGCTCTTGCCAAACCTGGTGTTATTTCTGCCGTCGTGCAGTGCTATCGCTACCTTTTTTCTCCACAAACTTGGTGGCAAAATCGCCGTCAGTGGCAACATCCCATTTCCGTTCCTACGCTGGTATTGTGGGGAGAAGATGATTCCTTTTGGAGCCACCAAATGACCGCTGGTTTAGGCGAGTTGTGCGCTGCTCCCTTCCAACTCAAACTCATTTCCCAATGCGGCCATTGGACCCAGCAAGAAGTTCCCCAAACCGTCAACCGAGAACTGTTGCAGTTCTTGCGTTCCAGTGAGTCCCTACCTGCTGCGGTTTCCTAGATGGGTAAGCTCCCTGTTGGCCAGCTACCCTCCTGAAGCTCGCTGAGGTAGGTTGGGTACCCTAAAAATAGTGCGGTAGCG
Above is a window of Geitlerinema sp. PCC 9228 DNA encoding:
- a CDS encoding alpha/beta hydrolase, whose translation is MSNVNARWQHRFVQTNQVRLHYVTQGEGDLVVLLHGCPEFWYSWRYQIPSLARYFKVVVPDLRGYNQSDKPQQGYDFDTLSQDIQGLIASLGYQSAHVVGHDWGGAIAWHLAHHGPQWLQTLTVLNAPHPKTLWQEVTGNLDQLSKSWYFLAMQLPGVPEWVLQNNLSTFVTNLFRGLATRKGAFTAENHQIYQAALAKPGVISAVVQCYRYLFSPQTWWQNRRQWQHPISVPTLVLWGEDDSFWSHQMTAGLGELCAAPFQLKLISQCGHWTQQEVPQTVNRELLQFLRSSESLPAAVS